One genomic segment of Mytilus galloprovincialis chromosome 5, xbMytGall1.hap1.1, whole genome shotgun sequence includes these proteins:
- the LOC143076998 gene encoding uncharacterized protein LOC143076998, which yields MVLICFCFSVLLIGFAIGTTEDIYSTHENVSVGRFKNTSMCGIFALTQDKKTFQIRSDGHHIESPCSLYLVGVNYINNNYSFTGMCFKISDIALPCGRNDTLIIRGWALDIRHKDPSILLYANQSMLVTEKTFRCGQNQDLTMNYEFCRDKVSMLEILFYSQNKPSSVLPKITVQSRVIIGPKYPALSLHDMETMQIQMVGCKTCKVTAHQMYLDFLDRVVLIGNNDNKNNKYENIKGEEPTRVHDVA from the exons atggttttgatttgtttttgctttAGCGTGCTTCTGATTGGTTTTGCTATCGGCACCACTGAAGACATATATTCTACTCATGAAAACG tttctgtaGGAAGATTTAAGAATACAAGCATGTGTGGCATATTTGCACTTACTCAAGATAAGAAAACATTCCAAATCAGATCCGATGGTCATCATATTGAGTCACCATGCTCACTTTATCTCGTTGGTGTGAATTATATAAACAACAATTACAGTTTTACCGGCATGTGCTTTAAAATATCTGATATAGCATTACCTTGTGGCAGAAATGATACACTAATTATTAGAGGATGGGCTTTAGATATTCGGCACAAAGACCCGTCAATATTACTATATGCAAATCAAAGTATG CTTGTTACAGAGAAAACCTTTAGGTGTGGCCAAAATCAAGATTTAACTATGAACTATGAATTTTGTCGGGATAAAGTATCTATGTTAGAGATCTTATTCTACAGTCAAAACAAGCCATCTTCAGTGTTACCAAAGATAACTGTACAGTCGCGTG TGATAATTGGCCCAAAATATCCGGCACTTAGTTTACATgacatggaaacaatgcaaataCAAATGGTTGGATGTAAGACATGTAAAGTAACAGCACACCAAATGTAtcttgatttccttgatagagtcGTTTTGATTGGCAATaatgataacaaaaacaataagtacGAGAATATCAAAGGGGAAGAACCTACACGTGTTCATGATGTTG cctaa